In one window of Mytilus trossulus isolate FHL-02 chromosome 7, PNRI_Mtr1.1.1.hap1, whole genome shotgun sequence DNA:
- the LOC134726934 gene encoding uncharacterized protein LOC134726934 has translation MLSAGQDPRDKEPPMIDHSADLLDIMPMDYIETQSTTSTMSYDSVPPTTADVLMSNIEALTSLQEVTSYLQHVNVQSNNAHMPYNVHSQVMPPVPTIQPPPGLPGLPAPSAFSSVVKRPNAQDLWRSTLVQPPPDFSVYNPSGKLPETHTQQTAFDPENAEIDDSYCVLCKRNGEVREWYTSHVLKDNRGKVACPILRKYTCPTCGATGDNAHTIRHCPKSSNKQKSSASSNKGFRV, from the coding sequence ATGCTAAGTGCCGGTCAAGATCCTAGAGACAAAGAGCCACCAATGATTGACCACTCAGCAGATCTTCTAGACATTATGCCAATGGACTACATAGAGACTCAGTCTACTACCAGTACCATGTCTTATGACTCAGTACCACCAACAACTGCTGATGTACTCATGTCCAACATTGAAGCACTGACCAGTCTGCAAGAAGTCACATCTTACCTGCAACACGTTAACGTCCAAAGCAACAACGCACACATGCCGTACAATGTACATAGCCAAGTGATGCCACCAGTGCCAACAATTCAGCCACCTCCAGGTCTACCAGGTCTACCAGCACCAAGCGCATTCTCGTCAGTTGTCAAAAGACCAAACGCACAAGATCTCTGGCGTTCAACATTAGTTCAGCCACCACCAGACTTTTCTGTGTACAACCCATCTGGAAAGCTGCCAGAAACACACACTCAACAAACAGCCTTTGATCCAGAGAATGCTGAGATCGATGACTCCTACTGTGTCCTCTGTAAAAGAAACGGCGAGGTCCGTGAGTGGTACACTTCTCATGTGTTGAAAGACAATCGTGGTAAAGTAGCTTGTCCCATCCTTAGGAAGTACACGTGTCCAACATGTGGAGCTACCGGTGACAACGCGCACACTATTCGCCATTGCCCAAAGTCTAGCAACAAACAGAAGTCATCTGCCAGTAGTAACAAAGGTTTCAGAGTGTAA